From Vibrio artabrorum, a single genomic window includes:
- the rplM gene encoding 50S ribosomal protein L13, protein MKTFVAKPETVKRDWYVVDAEGKTLGRLASEIASRLRGKHKAEYTPHVDTGDYIIVVNAEKVAVTGNKAKGKVYYRHSEFPGGLKTITFEKLIAKKPEMVLELAVKGMLPRGPLGRAMYRKLKVYAGTEHNHVAQQPQVLDI, encoded by the coding sequence ATGAAAACTTTCGTTGCTAAACCAGAAACTGTAAAACGCGACTGGTACGTTGTAGACGCTGAAGGCAAAACTCTTGGCCGTCTAGCAAGTGAAATCGCTTCTCGCCTACGCGGCAAGCACAAAGCAGAATACACTCCTCACGTAGACACTGGTGATTACATCATCGTTGTTAACGCTGAGAAAGTTGCTGTAACTGGTAACAAAGCTAAGGGTAAGGTTTACTACCGTCACTCTGAGTTCCCAGGTGGTCTTAAAACTATCACTTTTGAAAAGCTAATTGCTAAGAAACCAGAAATGGTTCTAGAACTAGCAGTTAAAGGTATGCTTCCACGTGGTCCTCTAGGCCGCGCGATGTACCGTAAGCTTAAAGTGTACGCTGGTACTGAGCACAACCATGTTGCTCAACAGCCACAAGTACTAGACATCTAA
- a CDS encoding BON domain-containing protein — protein sequence MQPLTSTRLFKLICALLLTWSLSGCAGIFIAGAATTANLVTDTRTTKEIWNDNNIEFEVAAITNKQPYRGRVRATASSYRGSVVLMGQATTDSERRAFESQAKEVAGVKNIHNQIRVKEPLSVSAISKDSWTTTKVKSALLANAELNGIKVKVITEDSEVFLLGLVSRKHADIATDIARNISGVKQVIRAFEYGEENVSENQ from the coding sequence ATGCAACCACTCACCTCGACAAGGCTGTTTAAACTGATCTGTGCTTTACTCCTTACTTGGTCCCTTTCTGGATGTGCAGGTATTTTCATTGCTGGTGCAGCAACCACAGCGAACTTAGTCACTGACACACGAACCACCAAAGAGATATGGAACGATAACAATATCGAATTTGAAGTTGCAGCGATAACGAACAAACAACCATACCGTGGTAGGGTTCGTGCCACAGCTAGCTCTTACCGAGGTTCGGTCGTATTGATGGGACAAGCAACCACTGACTCAGAGCGTCGTGCATTCGAAAGCCAAGCAAAAGAAGTTGCTGGTGTGAAAAACATCCACAATCAAATTAGAGTAAAAGAGCCACTGTCTGTGAGCGCGATAAGTAAAGACAGTTGGACGACCACTAAGGTAAAATCGGCTTTACTCGCCAATGCTGAACTCAACGGTATTAAGGTGAAAGTCATCACTGAAGATTCAGAAGTCTTTCTGCTTGGATTGGTTTCGCGAAAACACGCTGACATTGCGACTGATATTGCACGCAACATCTCGGGAGTAAAACAGGTAATACGCGCCTTCGAATACGGTGAAGAAAACGTTTCTGAAAACCAATAA
- the sspB gene encoding ClpXP protease specificity-enhancing factor has product MDISNMTPRRPYMLRAFYEWLVDNELTPHLVVEATLPGVRVPEEFVQDGQIILNIAPRAVGQLELGNEAVTFSARFSGRPHSVIVPLYAVQAIYARENGAGTMFEPEEAYMATFEEGIEESPFEKTEKGPSLSVATADVDAEESDSDPEPPRPAKGRPSLRVIK; this is encoded by the coding sequence ATGGATATTTCAAATATGACTCCACGCCGACCATACATGCTTCGCGCATTTTATGAATGGCTGGTTGATAATGAATTAACTCCTCACCTGGTTGTTGAAGCAACATTACCGGGTGTGCGAGTTCCAGAAGAGTTTGTTCAAGATGGTCAGATTATTCTGAATATCGCGCCTCGTGCGGTTGGACAGCTTGAACTGGGCAACGAAGCGGTAACGTTCAGTGCTCGCTTTAGCGGTCGTCCACACTCGGTGATCGTTCCGCTCTATGCTGTACAAGCGATTTATGCTCGTGAGAATGGTGCGGGTACCATGTTTGAACCTGAAGAGGCATACATGGCGACGTTTGAAGAAGGGATTGAAGAAAGTCCTTTTGAAAAAACAGAAAAGGGCCCATCACTGAGCGTAGCGACGGCTGACGTAGATGCTGAAGAGTCTGACTCAGATCCCGAGCCGCCTCGTCCAGCAAAAGGTCGCCCAAGCCTTCGTGTTATCAAATAG
- a CDS encoding cytochrome c1 produces MKKWIVILFAMLPSLVMAAGANVPLDKANNDLTDKASLQNGAKLFMNYCFACHSTQYQRYERVANDLEIPVDLMKENLIFDPEAKIGSLMVNAMPADQAASWFGAPPPDLTLVARVRGADWLYTYLRTFYEDPSRPFGVNNIVFPSVGMPHVLEELQGIPKPIYDTHIVDGEEVTVVVGTETDGSGELSAGEYDEAVRDLVNFLVYSGDPVQLERHAMGWWVMAFLVIFSIVVILLKKEYWRDVH; encoded by the coding sequence ATGAAAAAGTGGATTGTAATTTTATTTGCTATGTTGCCGTCGTTGGTGATGGCGGCGGGTGCAAACGTGCCATTAGATAAGGCGAACAATGATTTAACAGATAAAGCTTCATTACAAAATGGTGCCAAGCTGTTCATGAACTACTGTTTTGCTTGTCACTCAACACAGTATCAACGCTATGAACGTGTCGCGAATGACTTGGAGATTCCAGTCGATCTGATGAAAGAAAATCTGATTTTCGATCCTGAAGCGAAAATTGGCAGCTTAATGGTCAATGCCATGCCTGCTGACCAAGCAGCGAGCTGGTTTGGTGCTCCACCACCAGATCTCACCTTGGTTGCTCGTGTTCGTGGCGCCGATTGGCTATACACATACCTTCGTACTTTCTATGAAGATCCGTCTCGTCCATTCGGTGTGAACAACATTGTTTTCCCTAGCGTTGGTATGCCGCATGTTCTTGAAGAGCTGCAAGGTATCCCTAAGCCGATTTACGATACGCATATCGTCGATGGCGAGGAAGTGACGGTTGTTGTTGGCACTGAGACTGACGGCTCTGGCGAATTAAGTGCTGGTGAATACGACGAAGCGGTTCGTGACCTTGTTAACTTTTTGGTTTACTCGGGTGACCCTGTACAACTTGAACGTCATGCGATGGGTTGGTGGGTTATGGCTTTCTTAGTGATTTTTTCTATTGTTGTGATTTTACTGAAGAAAGAGTATTGGCGTGATGTGCACTAA
- the sspA gene encoding stringent starvation protein SspA produces the protein MAVAANKRSVMTLFSSASDMYSHQVRIVLAEKGVSVEVELVDEKNLPAELIELNPYKSVPTLIDRELALYDSKIIMEYLDERFPHPPLMPVYPVARGNSRLMMYRIERNWYSVAEKIVKGNAEESEAARVKLRNDLLTLAPIFAEYEYFMSEEFSLIDCYLAPLLWRLPELGIELIGPGSKELKVYMSRVFERDSFLASLTEAEREMRLVR, from the coding sequence ATGGCTGTAGCTGCCAATAAACGTTCTGTGATGACTCTTTTCTCAAGTGCCTCTGATATGTATAGCCATCAGGTGCGCATTGTTCTTGCTGAAAAAGGCGTAAGTGTTGAAGTTGAGTTGGTGGATGAAAAAAATCTACCAGCAGAGCTTATTGAATTGAACCCGTACAAATCAGTACCGACTCTTATTGATCGTGAGCTTGCTCTGTATGACTCAAAGATCATTATGGAATACCTAGATGAGCGTTTTCCTCATCCACCATTGATGCCTGTTTACCCGGTTGCTCGTGGCAACAGTCGTCTTATGATGTACCGCATTGAGCGCAACTGGTATTCCGTTGCAGAGAAAATTGTTAAAGGTAATGCGGAAGAATCAGAAGCCGCTCGCGTGAAACTGCGCAACGACCTACTGACTCTTGCTCCTATCTTTGCTGAGTATGAATACTTCATGAGCGAAGAATTTAGCCTAATTGACTGTTACCTAGCACCGCTATTATGGCGTCTACCTGAGCTTGGTATTGAGCTGATTGGCCCTGGTTCTAAAGAGCTTAAGGTTTACATGAGCCGTGTTTTCGAACGTGATTCATTCCTCGCTTCTCTAACGGAAGCTGAGCGTGAGATGCGACTGGTTCGCTAA
- the petA gene encoding ubiquinol-cytochrome c reductase iron-sulfur subunit, whose protein sequence is MSNAPLNNGRRRFLTATTAVVGGLGAAAVAVPFIKSWNPSAKAKAAGAPVEVEVSKLEPGQMVRVEWQGKPVWVVRRAESVLENLKAIGGQLRDPQSEAEQQPEYAQNVFRSIKPEFFVAVGFCTHLGCSPTYLPDSFAEQVQGVKSGFFCPCHGSKFDMAGRVFQGVPAPLNLVVPKHMYLSDTKIMIGVDEGDA, encoded by the coding sequence ATGAGCAACGCGCCTTTAAATAACGGTCGCAGGCGTTTCTTGACTGCAACAACAGCTGTTGTTGGTGGTTTAGGAGCAGCCGCTGTCGCCGTGCCTTTTATTAAATCATGGAATCCGAGTGCTAAGGCGAAAGCTGCAGGAGCTCCGGTGGAAGTGGAAGTCAGTAAGCTAGAACCGGGACAAATGGTTCGTGTCGAATGGCAAGGCAAACCTGTCTGGGTTGTACGCCGAGCTGAGTCGGTACTCGAAAACTTAAAAGCGATCGGTGGTCAACTTCGAGACCCTCAATCTGAAGCAGAACAACAACCTGAATACGCTCAAAATGTATTCCGTTCGATTAAACCGGAGTTTTTCGTTGCGGTTGGTTTTTGTACGCATTTAGGTTGTTCTCCAACTTATTTGCCAGATTCTTTTGCAGAACAAGTTCAGGGGGTTAAGTCTGGTTTCTTCTGTCCTTGCCATGGTTCAAAGTTCGATATGGCAGGTCGAGTCTTCCAAGGCGTACCCGCTCCATTGAATCTTGTTGTGCCGAAGCATATGTATTTGAGTGACACTAAGATCATGATAGGTGTCGACGAGGGAGACGCGTAA
- a CDS encoding YraN family protein, giving the protein MGLFSRKLLSKPTITHKQVGDQYETVAKNYLVSHGLSLIQENFIAKCGEIDLIMRHNNTVVFAEVKYRKQTRYGHAAEMVTVKKSQRLLKTAHVWLMQQGLSVHSTDFRFDIVAIEGPNDHIDWIQNAITQG; this is encoded by the coding sequence ATGGGGCTTTTTAGCCGTAAGCTCTTATCTAAACCGACGATCACCCACAAACAAGTGGGTGATCAATACGAGACCGTGGCTAAAAACTATTTAGTGAGTCACGGTTTATCGTTAATTCAAGAAAACTTCATAGCTAAATGTGGCGAAATTGATCTTATAATGCGCCATAACAACACCGTTGTGTTTGCTGAGGTAAAGTACCGAAAGCAAACCCGCTACGGACATGCCGCTGAAATGGTAACAGTAAAGAAGTCACAGCGGCTGCTCAAAACCGCCCATGTATGGCTGATGCAGCAAGGCTTGTCGGTGCACTCCACAGACTTCAGGTTTGATATCGTTGCCATTGAAGGGCCGAATGACCATATCGACTGGATTCAAAACGCGATTACCCAAGGATAA
- a CDS encoding phosphoheptose isomerase — translation MLDSIKESFTESIQIQIAAAEALPDAITHAAQAMVATLLNGNKILCCGNGGSASNAQQFVSCLLNRFETERPSLPAMALMADNTTLTAVANDYHYDEIFSKQVRAFGQAGDILLAISTSGNSKNIIKAMEAAVTRDMTIIAFTGKDGGEMAGLLGEHDVEIRIPSHRTARIHEVHMVTLHCLCDLIDQVLFPAHED, via the coding sequence ATGCTAGACAGCATTAAAGAAAGTTTTACAGAAAGTATTCAAATACAAATTGCGGCAGCGGAAGCACTGCCAGACGCCATCACACATGCGGCACAAGCCATGGTGGCGACCTTGCTCAACGGAAACAAAATCCTTTGTTGTGGCAATGGTGGTTCGGCATCAAATGCTCAACAATTTGTATCGTGCTTGCTCAACCGCTTTGAAACCGAACGCCCTAGCCTTCCAGCAATGGCCCTGATGGCCGATAACACCACGCTAACGGCCGTTGCCAACGACTACCACTATGACGAAATCTTCTCTAAACAAGTACGTGCATTCGGTCAAGCCGGTGATATTTTGTTGGCGATCTCTACAAGTGGTAACAGCAAGAACATCATCAAAGCGATGGAAGCTGCGGTAACTCGTGACATGACCATCATTGCCTTTACGGGTAAAGATGGTGGGGAAATGGCCGGCTTGCTTGGAGAACACGATGTAGAAATTCGCATTCCTTCACACCGTACAGCGCGCATTCATGAAGTACACATGGTGACATTACACTGTCTATGTGACTTAATCGATCAAGTACTCTTCCCTGCTCACGAAGACTGA
- the zapG gene encoding Z-ring associated protein ZapG: MPWMYAVVGLLVGVILGVAISRLMTPEYKKQKNVQKELDSAKFALEQQRQELADHFAKSAEMLDTLGKDYTKLYQHMEKTSSELIPNLPEQDNPFVKTAAAHSDKLQDKPSTKETSLEEPPKDYANGATGLFKEQKKEIMGAPDVVTAKAS, from the coding sequence ATGCCTTGGATGTATGCCGTTGTCGGTTTACTCGTTGGAGTTATTTTAGGGGTCGCTATCTCTCGTCTCATGACACCTGAATACAAAAAACAAAAGAACGTACAGAAAGAATTAGACAGCGCAAAGTTTGCTCTTGAGCAACAGCGGCAAGAGCTCGCCGACCACTTTGCGAAATCCGCAGAAATGTTGGACACACTAGGAAAAGACTATACAAAACTGTATCAACACATGGAAAAAACAAGCTCGGAGCTCATTCCTAACCTACCTGAGCAAGATAACCCATTTGTGAAAACAGCGGCAGCCCACTCAGACAAGCTGCAAGATAAGCCTTCAACGAAAGAGACCTCACTTGAGGAACCACCTAAAGATTACGCTAATGGTGCAACAGGCCTGTTTAAAGAGCAGAAGAAAGAAATCATGGGCGCTCCGGATGTCGTTACAGCAAAAGCGTCGTAA
- the zapE gene encoding cell division protein ZapE, with translation MNPIKKYEQDIKEYGFQRDPAQEQAVKSLDELFYQFQDYLNTPVPPLTRFQKLLGKKHPIPKPPKGLYFWGGVGRGKTYLMDTFCDALPTTKKMRVHFHRFMYRVHDELKALGHVSDPLPLVADKLKEEADMICFDEFFVSDITDAMILGTLFQALFERNIILVATSNIPPEDLYRNGLQRARFLPAIKLIQDNCHILNVDNGIDYRLRTLEQAEIYHYPLDNQAKINLEKYYVQLVGDDKPKLQKIEVNHRQLEVVEASDGVLYGTFAQLCQSARSQNDYIELSRVYHTVLLADVLQMDATSDDAARRFIALVDEFYERNVKLIISAEVELINLYGNGRLEFEFKRCQSRLIEMQSHEYLAKEHLS, from the coding sequence ATGAACCCCATCAAAAAATACGAACAAGATATAAAAGAATATGGATTTCAAAGAGATCCAGCGCAAGAGCAAGCCGTTAAATCTTTAGATGAGCTTTTTTATCAGTTCCAAGATTACCTGAACACTCCGGTTCCTCCGTTGACTCGATTTCAGAAGCTTCTTGGCAAAAAACACCCAATCCCCAAGCCACCTAAAGGTCTCTATTTCTGGGGGGGAGTCGGGCGCGGCAAAACTTATCTAATGGATACGTTCTGCGATGCCTTACCGACCACTAAAAAAATGCGCGTACACTTTCATCGTTTTATGTATCGCGTGCATGACGAGTTAAAGGCATTAGGTCATGTCAGCGATCCGCTGCCTTTGGTGGCCGACAAGTTAAAAGAAGAAGCGGATATGATCTGTTTCGATGAATTTTTTGTTTCGGACATTACAGATGCAATGATCTTAGGGACTTTGTTCCAAGCGCTATTCGAACGGAATATTATTTTGGTGGCAACGTCAAATATTCCACCGGAAGATTTATATCGAAATGGTTTACAGCGTGCGCGTTTCTTACCGGCAATTAAGCTCATTCAAGACAACTGTCATATTCTCAATGTGGATAACGGGATTGATTATCGATTGCGGACGTTAGAACAAGCAGAGATCTATCATTACCCGTTAGATAACCAAGCGAAGATAAATCTTGAAAAATATTACGTACAACTGGTGGGGGACGATAAACCGAAGTTGCAGAAGATAGAGGTTAATCATCGTCAATTAGAGGTCGTTGAAGCCAGTGATGGAGTGCTCTATGGCACCTTTGCTCAGCTTTGTCAGTCAGCCCGTAGTCAGAATGATTATATTGAGCTATCTCGAGTGTATCACACGGTTTTGTTGGCGGATGTTTTGCAAATGGACGCGACCTCCGACGATGCTGCAAGACGTTTTATTGCATTAGTCGATGAGTTCTATGAGCGCAATGTAAAATTGATAATCTCAGCAGAGGTTGAGCTTATCAATTTATACGGCAATGGTCGATTAGAGTTTGAATTTAAGCGTTGTCAGTCGCGCTTAATCGAAATGCAGAGTCATGAATATTTGGCAAAAGAGCATTTAAGTTAG
- a CDS encoding cytochrome b, whose amino-acid sequence MQGLLDWVEKRLPVMNAYKKHLSEYPMPKNFNFWYLFGSLAMLVLVNQILTGIWLTMNYVPSGEGAFASVEYIMRDVEYGWLLRYMHSTGASAFFVVIYLHMFRGLIYGSYQKPRELLWIFGMLIFLVLMAEAFMGYLLPWGQMSYWGAQVIISLFGAIPVIGDDLTLWIRGDYIISGATLNRFFALHVIALPIVLLLLIVLHVLALHEVGSNNPDGIETKLPKGAMGDDYKTQFPFHKDYTKKYDIIDSIPFHPYGTVKDMVGVAGFLFLFCYVLFFNPEMGGYFLEPPNFEAANPLKTPEHIAPVWYFTPFYAILRAVPDKLLGVVAMGASIVVLFLLPWFDRCKVRSYRYRSKLHLINIIQFTISFIALGVLGALPATPTYTLLAQIFSLGYFMFFVLLWFYSKNEATKPLPERVTFK is encoded by the coding sequence ATGCAAGGATTGCTTGACTGGGTAGAGAAACGTCTACCTGTAATGAATGCTTATAAAAAGCACTTATCTGAATACCCAATGCCTAAGAACTTCAATTTTTGGTACCTTTTCGGTTCTTTGGCAATGTTGGTATTGGTTAATCAAATTCTCACCGGTATTTGGTTGACGATGAACTACGTGCCGTCTGGTGAAGGTGCTTTTGCTTCAGTTGAATACATCATGCGTGATGTGGAGTACGGTTGGTTACTGCGTTATATGCACTCGACGGGGGCTTCGGCATTCTTTGTCGTTATCTACTTGCATATGTTCCGTGGTCTAATCTACGGCTCTTACCAAAAGCCTCGTGAGCTACTTTGGATCTTCGGTATGTTGATCTTTTTGGTACTGATGGCTGAGGCGTTCATGGGGTACTTATTACCATGGGGACAAATGTCTTACTGGGGTGCTCAGGTTATCATATCTCTATTTGGTGCGATTCCTGTTATTGGTGATGACCTAACACTTTGGATCCGTGGTGATTACATCATCTCTGGTGCAACGTTGAACCGTTTCTTCGCATTGCATGTGATTGCTCTACCAATCGTACTGTTATTGCTTATTGTACTTCACGTACTTGCGCTACATGAGGTGGGTTCGAACAACCCTGACGGCATCGAAACCAAACTGCCAAAGGGGGCAATGGGCGACGACTATAAAACTCAGTTCCCATTCCACAAGGATTACACGAAGAAATACGACATCATCGACTCCATTCCTTTCCATCCATACGGAACGGTGAAAGATATGGTCGGTGTTGCGGGTTTTCTATTCTTATTCTGTTATGTGCTGTTCTTTAACCCTGAGATGGGGGGTTACTTCCTCGAGCCACCTAACTTTGAAGCAGCAAACCCACTGAAAACACCTGAGCATATTGCTCCTGTATGGTACTTCACTCCGTTCTACGCGATCCTTCGTGCGGTTCCGGACAAGCTATTAGGGGTGGTTGCAATGGGGGCATCTATTGTTGTCCTATTCCTACTGCCATGGTTCGATCGCTGTAAAGTGCGCTCTTATCGTTATCGTAGTAAGTTGCATTTGATTAATATCATCCAGTTTACCATAAGCTTTATTGCGCTTGGTGTACTTGGCGCGCTTCCTGCAACGCCAACGTATACGCTACTCGCTCAGATTTTTAGCTTAGGTTACTTCATGTTCTTCGTTCTGTTGTGGTTCTACAGCAAAAATGAAGCGACGAAACCATTACCAGAAAGGGTGACATTCAAATGA
- the rpsI gene encoding 30S ribosomal protein S9, whose product MAENQYYGTGRRKSSAARVFIKPGSGEIVINKRSLDVYFGRPTSRMVVKQPLELVELTEKLDLYITVSGGGISGQAGAIRHGITRALMEYDETLRPALRAAGYVTRDARCVERKKVGLRKARRKPQFSKR is encoded by the coding sequence ATGGCAGAGAATCAATACTACGGCACTGGTCGTCGCAAAAGCTCAGCAGCTCGTGTTTTCATCAAACCAGGCTCTGGTGAGATCGTAATCAACAAGCGTAGCCTTGATGTTTACTTCGGTCGTCCAACTTCTCGTATGGTTGTTAAGCAACCTCTTGAGCTAGTTGAACTAACTGAGAAACTTGACCTTTACATCACTGTTTCTGGTGGTGGTATTTCTGGTCAAGCTGGCGCAATCCGCCACGGCATCACTCGCGCTCTTATGGAGTACGATGAAACTCTACGTCCTGCTCTACGTGCAGCTGGCTACGTTACTCGTGACGCTCGTTGCGTTGAACGTAAGAAAGTTGGTCTACGTAAAGCACGTCGTAAACCTCAATTCTCTAAGCGTTAA
- the degS gene encoding outer membrane-stress sensor serine endopeptidase DegS — protein MLSFIFRSISLGLVSAALILLAFPSLRPAIVSDATTPKVDNIASLQISFNQAVRRAAPAVVNIYSRKYAEGERNKLLTQGLGSGVIVSEKGYIITNFHVVAQADQIVVALQDGRIAAAQLVGSDKRTDIAILRVSGDNLPVIPLNPDYKANVGDVVLAIGNPYNLGQTTTFGIISATGRSSISADGHQAFIQTDAAINEGNSGGALVNSQGELVGINTASFQQATDMETYGISFAIPYPLANKIMQKIIADGRVIRGYIGIDGQDINSVTSRLLGNKNIGGIVVLGIDPNGPAAGAGFEAQDIIVSINNTQVNGRQSVMDIVTDLRPGTVIDVGILRQGKNKTLKVTIAEDTRL, from the coding sequence ATGCTGTCCTTTATATTCCGTTCTATTTCCCTTGGGCTCGTTTCAGCGGCGCTTATTCTTCTCGCATTTCCGAGTTTAAGACCGGCGATTGTTTCCGATGCCACAACCCCTAAAGTCGATAATATCGCCTCTCTTCAGATTTCATTTAACCAAGCGGTACGCCGCGCAGCACCTGCCGTTGTAAATATTTATAGCCGAAAATACGCAGAAGGCGAACGTAATAAGCTGCTGACTCAAGGGCTAGGATCTGGGGTTATTGTCAGCGAAAAAGGCTATATCATTACCAACTTTCATGTCGTTGCTCAAGCCGACCAAATTGTAGTAGCACTTCAAGATGGCCGAATAGCAGCAGCACAACTGGTCGGCTCAGACAAACGCACCGATATCGCGATACTTAGAGTTAGCGGCGACAACTTACCCGTTATCCCATTAAATCCCGATTACAAAGCGAATGTTGGTGATGTAGTACTGGCTATCGGCAATCCCTATAACCTAGGCCAAACGACAACTTTTGGGATTATCTCAGCAACAGGGCGCTCTTCGATCAGTGCTGATGGCCATCAAGCCTTTATCCAAACCGATGCCGCGATTAATGAAGGTAACTCAGGAGGCGCTCTCGTCAATTCACAAGGCGAACTGGTTGGCATCAATACCGCATCTTTCCAACAAGCCACTGATATGGAAACCTACGGCATATCGTTTGCTATACCCTACCCACTAGCCAATAAAATCATGCAGAAGATCATCGCAGATGGTCGTGTGATTCGTGGTTATATTGGTATTGATGGCCAAGACATCAACTCAGTAACATCACGCTTGCTTGGTAATAAAAATATTGGTGGCATTGTTGTGTTAGGTATTGATCCTAATGGCCCAGCAGCTGGCGCTGGTTTTGAGGCCCAAGATATTATTGTTAGCATCAACAATACTCAGGTGAATGGCCGTCAAAGTGTCATGGACATCGTTACTGATCTGCGACCAGGCACGGTGATCGATGTGGGTATATTACGCCAAGGAAAAAATAAAACTCTCAAGGTAACGATCGCTGAAGATACTCGCCTGTAA